A region from the Vicia villosa cultivar HV-30 ecotype Madison, WI linkage group LG3, Vvil1.0, whole genome shotgun sequence genome encodes:
- the LOC131660755 gene encoding uncharacterized protein LOC131660755: MASASVATALPLCSSIKNKLKNPSSQSLFRPLPVTQPKRITQSKSKVVIKASLKEKAVTALTAASLTASMVIPDVAHAAGSDLSPSLQNFLLSIFAGGAVLTAILGAVIGVSNFDPVKRA, from the coding sequence ATGGCTTCTGCTTCTGTTGCAACAGCTCTACCACTTTGTTCTTCAATCAAAAACAAGCTGAAAAACCCATCCTCCCAATCCCTTTTCAGACCACTACCAGTAACACAACCAAAGAGAATCACACAGTCAAAATCCAAGGTTGTGATTAAAGCATCTTTGAAAGAGAAGGCAGTGACAGCACTTACAGCTGCATCCTTGACAGCTTCCATGGTTATACCTGATGTGGCTCATGCAGCTGGATCTGATCTCTCACCTTCTCTCCAGAACTTTCTGCTAAGCATTTTTGCTGGTGGAGCTGTGTTAACTGCTATACTTGGAGCTGTTATTGGAGTTTCCAACTTTGATCCTGTTAAGAGAGCTTAA
- the LOC131660754 gene encoding mechanosensitive ion channel protein 10-like yields MDGNNKHQGGEVSMMEKKREVVVVIPNVGGESHGQDHHDHELKVFESLPQCENELPSKSPPPLNYVSPEIMFTPSPNKPPKAPIRKTFVRSVYSKPKSRFGEQPYPIDGNLFEENFVSSNLQEELAASSPYRNSFNKGSYSPDNISGTVNRTVSFTSVVTPRTPMTESAVSSDDEDPDEIIYKKVEFSKGNRKILTTKVSIELFVFVSIAGCLLVSLAVEELRRTKIWSLGLWRWCMLAMVTFCGMLVTKWFMHFVVFLIEMNFLLRKKVLYFVHGMKICVQVFIWISLVLLTWTLFIHHGIQRSKLVAKIMNDVTWTLVSLLIGAFLWVIKTLLLKILASNFHVKSFFDRIQESIFHQYVLQTLSGPPLMEEGEKIGGCQSFGRFSFTSITGKDGTKKEVIDMEKLHKMKQEKVSAWTMKILVDAVMNSRLSTISNSLDESFYDVKNEQTGKEITNEMEATAAAYYVFKNVAASPCCKDIDEDELRRFMNKEEVLLVFPLLADAETGLITRKSLADWVLKVYQERRALAHALNDTKTAVKQLNKLVTAFLVVVIVVVWLLLMEIATTKVLVFLSSQLVLAAFMFGNTCKNIFESIVFVFVMHPFDVGDRCVIDGVELLVEEMNILTTVFLKLNNEKMYYPNSVLAMKPISNYYRSPNMTEGVEFSIDFTTPAEKIGALQEKVKRYLERNPQYWHPVFCLFVKEIENVNKIKMGLYVTHTMNFQDFGEKCKRTSELVIEVKRIFEELNIRYSLLHQGVHLRHMEPDTS; encoded by the exons ATGGATGGTAAtaataagcatcaaggtggtgaAGTAAGCATGATGGAGAAGAAAAGAGAAGTGGTGGTGGTGATTCCAAATGTGGGTGGAGAGAGCCATGGCCAAGATCATCATGATCATGAGTTGAAAGTGTTTGAATCTTTGCCTCAATGTGAAAATGAGCTTCCTTCAAAGTCACCACCACCTTTAAACTATGTTTCCCCTGAGATAATGTTCACACCAAGCCCAAATAAACCCCCAAAAGCTCCCATAAGAAAGACTTTTGTAAGATCAGTGTATTCCAAGCCCAAATCAAGATTTGGTGAACAACCTTACCCTATTGATGGAAACCTTTTTGAAGAGAATTTTGTTTCTTCAAATTTGCAAGAAGAATTGGCTGCTAGTTCACCTTATAGGAACTCATTCAATAAAGGATCATATTCACCTGATAACATATCCGGAACGGTTAATCGAACTGTTTCGTTTACTTCTGTCGTCACGCCTAGAACACCTATGACGGAATCTGCAGTTTCTTCTGATGATGAGGATCCTGATGAAATTATTTACAAGAAAGTTGAATTTAGTAAAGGCAATCGTAAGATACTAACGACTAAGGTTTCGATCGAGTTGTTTGTGTTTGTCAGCATTGCAGGTTGCTTATTGGTTAGCTTAGCAGTTGAGGAACTTAGAAGGACAAAGATTTGGAGTTTAGGGCTTTGGAGGTGGTGTATGCTTGCCATGGTGACCTTTTGTGGCATGCTAGTTACCAAATGGTTCATGCACTTTGTTGTTTTCTTGATTGAAATGAACTTCTTGTTGAGGAAAAAGGTGCTTTATTTTGTCCATGGAATGAAGATTTGTGTCCAGGTTTTCATTTGGATCAGTTTGGTTCTTCTCACATGGACGCTTTTTATACATCACGGGATCCAGCGATCCAAATTGGTCGCAAAGATTATGAATGATGTAACATGGACTCTTGTTTCCCTTCTCATTGGAGCATTTCTGTGGGTTATAAAGACATTGTTGCTAAAGATTTTGGCATCGAATTTCCATGTGAAATCTTTCTTTGATCGAATTCAAGAATCGATTTTCCATCAATATGTTCTGCAAACTCTCTCTGGGCCTCCACTTATGGAAGAGGGTGAGAAAATCGGCGGATGTCAAAGTTTTGGTCGTTTTAGTTTCACGAGTATAACTGGTAAAGATGGCACAAAGAAAGAGGTTATCGATATGGAAAAACTTCATAAGATGAAGCAAGAGAAAGTTTCCGCGTGGACTATGAAGATTTTGGTAGATGCAGTGATGAATTCAAGGCTGTCCACAATCTCTAATTCACTGGATGAAAGTTTTTATGATGTAAAAAATGAACAAACTGGTAAAGAAATTACTAATGAGATGGAAGCAACTGCTGCTGCCTATTATGTTTTCAAGAATGTTGCTGCTTCCCCTTGTTGCAA GGACATTGATGAGGATGAACTCCGTCGCTTCATGAATAAGGAAGAAGTTCTTTTGGTATTTCCCCTACTGGCTGATGCAGAGACAGGGCTAATTACCAGAAAATCTTTAGCAGATTGGGTG TTGAAGGTATACCAAGAACGCAGAGCACTCGCACACGCCTTAAACGACACTAAAACAGCCGTTAAGCAATTAAACAAGCTTGTGACAGCATTCCTAGTAGTGGTGATTGTAGTCGTGTGGCTTCTTCTAATGGAGATTGCAACAACAAAAGTACTTGTATTCCTCTCATCGCAGCTAGTACTTGCAGCTTTCATGTTTGGAAACACGTGCAAGAATATATTCGAATCCATCGTCTTCGTGTTTGTAATGCATCCATTTGACGTTGGTGATCGATGTGTTATAGATGGTGTCGAG CTATTGGTTGAAGAAATGAATATATTGACAACAGTATTCTTGAAGCTTAATAATGAAAAAATGTATTATCCAAATTCTGTCCTCGCCATGAAACCGATTAGCAATTATTACAGAAGCCCGAATATGACTGAAGGTGTAGAGTTTTCCATTGATTTTACGACACCAGCGGAGAAAATTGGAGCACTGCAAGAAAAAGTAAAGAGGTATTTGGAGAGGAATCCACAATACTGGCATCCAGTgttttgcttgtttgtgaaggAGATTGAAAATGTAAATAAGATTAAGATGGGTCTTTATGTTACTCACACAATGAATTTTCAAGACTTTGGGGAGAAATGCAAAAGGACAAGTGAATTAGTGATTGAAGTAAAGAGAATATTTGAAGAGCTCAATATCAGATACAGCCTTCTTCATCAAGGTGTTCATCTCAGACACATGGAACCTGATACTAGTTAA